The Rhodanobacter thiooxydans genome window below encodes:
- a CDS encoding DUF4400 domain-containing protein has product MSSTATGRELTLWKWGLIFITLWAMLYLALVKESWIVREIQLERTGMHAVLGDLAADQAEGAAKTVWYATFVNSHVIDASYRIFTPGVEHDEGDAGINRLIQPVREWAAARLNVAWSLLYQLIVRICVLGLWWKFALVVAVPCAVDGLVMRKVKSQTFGVASPTLYVAARHAMVSLPLLSVLLLLSPIRIHPMTAPIIIVGISAALWLTIAHFAKRA; this is encoded by the coding sequence GTGAGTTCGACTGCCACCGGCCGCGAGCTGACGCTCTGGAAGTGGGGCCTGATCTTCATCACCCTCTGGGCGATGCTTTACCTGGCACTCGTCAAGGAGAGCTGGATCGTGCGAGAGATCCAGCTCGAACGAACAGGCATGCACGCGGTGCTGGGCGACTTGGCCGCCGACCAGGCGGAGGGCGCGGCGAAGACCGTCTGGTACGCGACCTTCGTGAACTCGCACGTGATCGATGCCTCCTACCGGATTTTCACGCCCGGCGTGGAGCACGATGAGGGTGACGCGGGCATAAATCGGCTGATCCAGCCCGTGCGCGAGTGGGCCGCTGCACGCCTCAATGTCGCATGGTCCCTGCTGTATCAGTTGATCGTGCGCATCTGTGTGTTGGGCCTGTGGTGGAAGTTCGCCCTGGTGGTTGCCGTACCGTGCGCGGTCGACGGCCTGGTCATGCGCAAGGTCAAGTCGCAGACCTTCGGCGTTGCCTCACCGACTCTCTATGTCGCTGCGAGACACGCGATGGTCTCCCTTCCACTCCTCTCCGTTCTGCTTCTGCTCTCGCCCATCCGCATCCACCCGATGACCGCGCCGATCATCATCGTGGGGATCAGCGCAGCCCTCTGGCTGACCATCGCCCACTTTGCCAAACGAGCGTAG
- a CDS encoding ATP-dependent helicase, which translates to MLNPAQEQAVRMQGHCLVTACPGSGKTKVLEHRAAHLLDEPDANVLGVTFTAESAAELEHRIRQQAPRAGRRLVTGTFHALSRKMLIKANMRLRLVNDFQQTDLLRRAYRDTIDPGLQITFDDARAYVDRIKAQVDPILPNRDLEPCVDVYLRYQELLRQSGSADFADLMLFAVRGMRDGTVPAYKTKYMLVDEFQDTDAVQFAWIREHIRQGTAVTVVGDDDQSIYEWRFGMGYQGMEDFRRLTQASHVSLDTTYRCAREIMEPAGRLIAFNKERVHKSLTTANRTKGAVRVKPFADKEEERSAIAQAIVATGKPGDWAVLARTNAQLEFVEQFIAGRLPVIRSGGTSFWELRGPAMYLSLCRALCNGAMGDLDPVLKRSGISESRIEAMHAEYRSREAGAVHRFLAAKKGGSSKDPEDRLRILMNQWRAMLAGGETNLALHGIAHYMKTSVRLYERDRKPDDQAKDNLRMDNCAAAMARIQGSLQQRLMLLQQESKKDGDAVRLMTFHSSKGLEFPNVWIMGCEEGVIPSSNSPLEEERRLFYVGMTRAKLDLTLSYVINEKAPASRFLKEAELL; encoded by the coding sequence ATGCTCAACCCCGCGCAGGAGCAGGCGGTCAGGATGCAGGGGCATTGCCTGGTCACGGCGTGCCCCGGCTCCGGCAAGACCAAGGTGCTTGAACACCGCGCGGCACACCTGCTGGACGAACCAGACGCCAACGTGCTGGGCGTCACCTTCACCGCGGAGTCGGCCGCCGAGCTGGAGCACCGCATCCGACAGCAGGCGCCACGCGCCGGTCGACGACTGGTCACCGGGACGTTTCATGCGCTTAGCCGCAAGATGCTGATCAAGGCCAACATGCGGTTGCGCCTCGTGAACGACTTCCAGCAGACCGACCTCCTGCGGCGCGCCTACCGCGACACCATAGACCCGGGCCTGCAAATCACGTTCGACGACGCGCGCGCCTACGTGGACCGCATCAAGGCGCAGGTCGACCCCATTCTTCCGAATCGCGACCTCGAGCCGTGCGTCGACGTCTATCTGCGCTACCAGGAGCTGCTGCGCCAGAGCGGCTCGGCGGACTTCGCCGACTTGATGCTCTTTGCGGTCCGTGGCATGCGCGACGGCACCGTTCCGGCCTACAAGACCAAGTACATGTTGGTCGACGAGTTTCAGGACACCGACGCCGTGCAGTTCGCCTGGATCCGGGAGCACATTCGTCAAGGCACGGCAGTGACGGTTGTCGGGGACGATGACCAGTCCATCTACGAGTGGCGGTTCGGGATGGGCTATCAGGGCATGGAGGACTTCCGCCGGCTCACTCAGGCTTCTCACGTCAGTCTCGACACGACGTACCGGTGCGCGCGCGAGATCATGGAGCCGGCGGGGCGGCTGATCGCATTCAACAAGGAGCGAGTGCACAAGTCGCTGACCACGGCCAATCGGACCAAGGGCGCGGTCCGCGTGAAGCCCTTCGCCGACAAAGAGGAGGAACGCTCCGCGATCGCGCAGGCGATCGTGGCCACGGGCAAGCCCGGCGACTGGGCTGTCCTCGCGCGCACGAATGCCCAGCTGGAGTTTGTGGAGCAGTTCATCGCCGGGCGACTGCCCGTGATCCGCTCCGGTGGCACCTCGTTCTGGGAGCTGCGCGGGCCTGCCATGTACCTGTCACTTTGCCGCGCGCTCTGCAACGGCGCCATGGGCGACCTGGATCCGGTCCTTAAGCGCTCGGGCATCTCCGAGAGCCGCATCGAAGCCATGCACGCCGAATACCGCAGCAGGGAGGCGGGAGCCGTCCACCGCTTCCTCGCGGCCAAGAAGGGTGGGTCTTCCAAGGATCCCGAGGATCGACTGCGCATTCTGATGAATCAGTGGCGCGCGATGCTGGCTGGCGGCGAGACCAATCTCGCGCTGCACGGCATCGCCCACTACATGAAGACCAGCGTGCGGCTGTACGAGCGCGACCGAAAGCCTGACGACCAGGCCAAGGACAATCTGCGCATGGACAACTGCGCCGCAGCGATGGCACGCATTCAGGGCTCGCTGCAGCAGCGGCTGATGCTCCTGCAGCAGGAGTCCAAGAAGGACGGCGATGCCGTGCGCCTGATGACCTTCCACTCATCCAAGGGCCTGGAGTTCCCGAACGTGTGGATCATGGGTTGCGAGGAGGGCGTCATCCCCTCCAGCAACAGCCCGCTGGAGGAGGAGCGGCGTCTCTTCTACGTCGGCATGACCCGCGCAAAGCTGGACCTCACGCTGTCCTACGTGATCAACGAGAAGGCGCCGGCATCGCGCTTCCTCAAGGAAGCCGAGCTGCTGTGA